One part of the Pecten maximus chromosome 1, xPecMax1.1, whole genome shotgun sequence genome encodes these proteins:
- the LOC117332246 gene encoding caspase-3-like — protein sequence MGDKGDTKKDMPDANPNLVSDTDARYGHGSGGIFSKGQSRKPVPRTTILTEAELNSPLYKMDHARRGKAVIINNKEFKGNMGLGDRKGTDVDASVMYRRLQELDFDVTLEHNLSADKMQQILINLSLEDHNDCDCLFVVVLSHGEDGVVFGTEGSVEVKKLFEPFKGNNCPSLAGKPKIFAIQACRGSQFDDGLGVTVADAEGVMEVDRTVRTQSIPAEADFLVAYSVVPGYYSWRNSTNGSWFIQALSLALDDEKLKDLDFLRLLTVVNRKVAYHFQSQTSDPRMAMKKQIPCITSMLTKEIYFNPK from the exons ATGGGAGACAAAGGAGATACGAAGAAAG ATATGCCAGATGCAAATCCAAACCTTGTGTCTGACACAGATGCTAGATATGGACATGGTTCTGGTGGAATATTCTCAAAAGGACAAAGCAGAAA ACCTGTCCCTAGAACTACCATATTAACAGAGGCAGAACTCAACAGTCCACTCTACAAGATGGACCATGCAAGACGTGGAAAGGCAGTCATCATTAATAATAAGGAATTCAAAGGCAACATGGGACTTGGGGACAGAAAGGGTACAGATGTAGATGCGTCGGTCATGTACCGCAGACTGCAGGAACTTGACTTTGACGTTACACTAGAACACAACCTGTCTGCAGACAAGATGCAACAGATCTTAATTAATT TGTCACTGGAAGACCACAATGATTGTGACTGTCTGTTTGTTGTTGTCCTGAGTCATGGGGAGGACGGTGTGGTCTTCGGTACAGAGGGGTCAGTTGAGGTCAAGAAGCTGTTTGAACCCTTCAAAGGAAACAATTGTCCTAGTCTCGCAGGCAAACCAAAAATCTTTGCTATACAG GCATGTAGAGGCTCCCAGTTTGATGATGGTTTAGGCGTAACAGTCGCAGATGCAGAAGGAGTGATGGAGGTTGACAGGACTGTTAGAACACAATCCATTCCTGCCGAGGCCGATTTCCTTGTCGCCTACTCTGTTGTTCCTG GGTATTACTCATGGCGGAACTCCACAAATGGATCATGGTTTATTCAAGCCTTGTCATTGGCCTTGGATGACGAGAAGTTAAAAGACCTGGATTTCTTACGTCTCCTTACTGTGGTTAACCGGAAAGTGGCCTACCATTTCCAATCGCAGACATCTGATCCTCGTATGGCAATGAAAAAGCAAATCCCTTGTATAACATCCATGTTAACCAAGGAGATATATTTCAACCCAAAGTAA